A region of the Amycolatopsis sp. cg13 genome:
CGCATTGGGGTGGGTGGCGGATTCGGCCGGACTTTGTCGAGTTCTGGCAGGGGCGGGAGGACCGGATGCACGATCGGCTTCGGTTCCATCGGACTCATGACGGGTGGCAGGTGGAGCGGTTGGCTCCCTGAGTTTTGCTTGCTTTGGACGCCGTCCCCGGGCTTTGGGTCTGGGGGCGGCGTTTTTGTTTCGGCTCGTCGCCTGGCGGCGACATTGCGCCCGGCGGTGAGGCGGGCACCCCGATTTTTTAGTGTGACTACGGCGCTGGGGTGCTTGTCAAGGCGGGAAAGATGCCTTGACAAGCACCCCAGCGCCGTGTTTTTGGCTTTGTATCGGGGGTGGGGAGGTGTGGGTGCCTCGATGGTTGGGTGCAGCGGCTGCGGTTCCGTGGGGGGTGGGGGCTTGCGCCCCAATGTGGCATTGGGTGCGTCGGATGCACCCAATGTGGCGTTCGGTGCGTCGGATGCACCCGATGCCACATTGGGGCGCGTCGCGGCGGGTGGTGAGCGAGCGGGCGGGCTGTGAAGGGCTCCTTGAGGGAATCTAAGTCCTGCAAGGAGCCCTTCACGGACCGTCGAGGGTCGTGAGGGGAACCCTCAGGGAATCTGATTCCCTCAGGGTGGCCCTCACGGACGTTCCCCGAGTAGTGAGGGCTCATCCCGGCAGGGGTGTGTGCCCAGCAGCGTGCGGGGAAAATCACCTGCGCCCGCTTCGTTAGCGCAACTAAGCTGATAGCTCGTGACTTCAGAACCGGGGATACGCCCGCCCCGTACCGGGGCTCGCAAGCTCCTCGGCCGGATCGTCGTCGATACTCGTCCGCTCAAGATTCCGGCGTTCAGGCGGCTGTGGATGTCCACCGCGGTCACCGCGGTCGGGTCGCAGCTCACCGCGGTCGCGGTGCCGAAGCAAGTCTTCGATATCACCGGATCGTCCGGTTACGTGGGGCTCACCGGCGCGGTCGCGCTCGTGCCGTTGCTCGTGTTCGGGCTGTGGGGCGGGGCGATCGCCGACGCCGTCGATCGGCGGAAGTTGCTGCTTGTTACCAACGTCGGCGTCGCGGTTACCTCCGCGCTGCTTTGGCTTCAGGCGTTCGCCGGGATGCATTCGGTGTGGCTCGTGCTCGGGCTGCTCGCCGCGAATCAGGCATTTTTCGCGATCAACATGCCTACTCGCGGCGCGGTCGTCGCGCGGTTGGTGCCTGCCTCGCTGCTGCCCTCGGCGAACGCGCTCAACACCACGATGTCCACGTTCGGCGCGGTGTTCGGGCCGCTCTTCGGCGGGGCGTTGATCCCGGTGATCGGTCTGTCCACTTTGTACTTGGTGGACGTTTGCGCCCTGGCGATCACGTTGATCGCGGTGTGGCGGCTGCCTTCGATCCCCCCGCTGGGGGAGGGGTCGCG
Encoded here:
- a CDS encoding MFS transporter, producing MTSEPGIRPPRTGARKLLGRIVVDTRPLKIPAFRRLWMSTAVTAVGSQLTAVAVPKQVFDITGSSGYVGLTGAVALVPLLVFGLWGGAIADAVDRRKLLLVTNVGVAVTSALLWLQAFAGMHSVWLVLGLLAANQAFFAINMPTRGAVVARLVPASLLPSANALNTTMSTFGAVFGPLFGGALIPVIGLSTLYLVDVCALAITLIAVWRLPSIPPLGEGSRKAGIGSVIDGFRYLANQKVLLASFVVDIIAMVAGMPRALIPEMAERTFGDPAGGGPALGMLYAALPAGAMLIGLFSGWLHRVQRQGAAVVIAICCWGAAMAAFGLAHSLWLAVVFMALGGAADMVSSVYRQAILQTATTDEMRGRLQGVFTVVVAGGPRIADLTHGWSAAAWGTKVAATGGGLLVIVLTVASLAVLPGFWRYRAPVEEGH